The genomic DNA ATGAAAACGGCTCGCAGGCTCACGGTGCCCCACGGCCGGGTCACCCCTTTCGGGGCCATCGTCGGCGTGGGAGCCCAGATCCTGGATGTGGGCTCCCAATGGTTCCGCGAAATGAACATCCGGGGACACGCCTGCAAGCACTTCAACATCTATCGCCACATGCACCACGATGTCCCCCCCACGGGGCAGCCCACGCTCATCGACAAGAGCCAGTACAAGGACAAGGAGCTGGCGGCACTGGAAACCCTGCGCAGGGAATTCGGCTTCCCCTCCTGATCCATGAGCCTGCTTCTCTCCACCACAGCACCGCGCTCCCGGCTGGTCGTCCTCGGCCTGGACGGCCTGCCCCTTGCCCTGGCCCGGGAACTGGGCGCATCCCTGCCGGGCATCCGCCGCCTGACAGAGGGGGCGGTCAGCGTACGGGCCGAACTCCCCGAACTCTCGCCGGTCAACTGGACCTCGTTCTTCACCGGCAAGGGGCCGGAAGAGCACGGCATATTCGGCTTCTCGCGCCTGGACCCCAAGACCTACGGCCTGTCCATCGCCGATAGCACGCACGTGGCCTGCCCCACCGTCTTCGATGCGCTGGGCGAGGCCGGGCTGGTCTCCCGCGTCATCAACCTGCCGGGCACCTACCCGGCCCGGCCCATGCGCGGCATGCTCGTCACCGGGTTCGTCTCCCATGAGCTGGCTAAGGCCGTGCATCCGCCCTTCCTGGCCGGAAAACTGGCCGAGGCGGGCTACAGGCTCGAAGCGGACACCAGCCGGGGCGCGTCCGACCCGGACCACCTGCTGGCCGAACTGCGGACCACCCTGGCCTCGCGCCTGACCGCGCTGGACCTGCTCTGGCCCGATCTGGCCTGGGATCTCTTCGTGCATGTCTTCACCGAGACGGACCGGCTCTTTCACTTCCTCATGGACGCGGTGCTTGAACACGGCCATCCGCGCCATATCGACTGCATGCGGTTCCTGGCTGACTGGGACGCCTGCGTGCGCCAATTCCTGGCCCGCTACGACGCCCTGCCGGGACCAAAGCGGCTGATGGTCCTGGCCGACCACGGGTTTACGCGGCTTCGGACCGAGGTCTGTGTCAACACCTGGTTGAAGCAAAAGGGATTCCTGACCCTCGACGCCGCCCCGTCGAGCGAGTGG from Pseudodesulfovibrio aespoeensis Aspo-2 includes the following:
- a CDS encoding alkaline phosphatase family protein; amino-acid sequence: MSLLLSTTAPRSRLVVLGLDGLPLALARELGASLPGIRRLTEGAVSVRAELPELSPVNWTSFFTGKGPEEHGIFGFSRLDPKTYGLSIADSTHVACPTVFDALGEAGLVSRVINLPGTYPARPMRGMLVTGFVSHELAKAVHPPFLAGKLAEAGYRLEADTSRGASDPDHLLAELRTTLASRLTALDLLWPDLAWDLFVHVFTETDRLFHFLMDAVLEHGHPRHIDCMRFLADWDACVRQFLARYDALPGPKRLMVLADHGFTRLRTEVCVNTWLKQKGFLTLDAAPSSEWDAGNIGAQSKAFALDPARIYIHTRKFARGCVNEADKSGLVGAIKHGLGALTFDGEPVMEHVYTTDELYPGTRCAQAPDLVCLARPGFDLKAKFDRDEVFGLHGRTGTHTADGAIFYDTDGLRPARMRDIGRAILNHFGIPGHGA